From the Desulfosporosinus sp. Sb-LF genome, the window CAATAATCTAGAGACTAATTTACCTCGGAGCAAAATCGTACTTCTGGATAAAAATCGCAACTATGTTGTAAATACAAAGTAAACTAAACGCAAAATTGGCCCACCACAGCACCCTTATCACGCTCAACTGACTTTTTAAATTCCTTTTTGCTACATAATTGACAAGATGCAAAGTAAGCCAACTGCAACCAGCTTGAAATAATGCAGAGCGTTATGGCCGACAAAGTAATTTGCTATTGAACCTTCCGCAGCTCCATAACTTATTGCTTACATGTTTGTAAGGTAATCAACTATGTTTAACCCTTCATTCTCATTTTGAATTTACCAACAGACTAACTTCGTGTTTTATTATTGGCAAACATTCTGTTTTGACTCGCCAAGTTTCAAACCGATCAATACCCCTAACTCCTGGAATCAATCTGAGGAAAAACAAGGTTGTTGATTTTTCGCTAAGTATTCTCTACAATTTTACCCCTATATCCCCACGCGATTGTCCGACTAATTACGCTCAACTCTTGAAGGCTACAAAGAACCTTATCCTTTGGTTTCAAGACATAACTCTATTGCCGATATACAACTAAGCAATAATTTTGCAGTTTGAGGCTCTATCATTTTACTCACCATGTTTACAATTAAACAGAAACTCTTTAATTCCCGCTATATCGTATGAATGTTTACAGTTAGCATCATTATCGTCAGTCTACATTACTAAAATCACGCCATAGATGTCACCCAGAAGGTCATAGATGAGAACTTTTGCCGAACGTTGAATTAAGATGATCGATATAAATTGGAATAACGGCTCATTTTATTCTGCTTATTCAGATGATTAGGGAAAACCATTAATCCAAAAAACGGTACTGTCAAGAGTTTTTCGCAAATTTGTTTCCGCTTGGTATGATGGCAAGGCTTATCTCCCGTTGTGCTGCTGCTATCATTAAGGACCTATCTCTTTTTTAAACATTATGGAACAATACACCCAAGATTTTAAGGCCTTTTGTTGCTCGTCCAAGTTCTTTTATTTCATACGGTATTTCTATATAGTCGCATTGTCGCCTTTCACATGCACAATATACGGGCCTTTAGAAACCAATAGCCAGAGGAATAAACTTAAAAGTCCGAAAATCGAGTTTAAAGCTCCCAGAACCCATATCCGATTATCCCAGTTAAAGGAAATAAGCATCATTCCCACACTTCCCATAACAGTAATAGAGCTAATCATCAAGGAAGAGGCTGATCCCGTATCCTCCTTTTGCTGTTCAAGCATTAGATTGGCACTGGGCGGACTGATGACACTTCCTGCCAATGTGGACGGAAGCAACGAAACTGCAAACCAGCAAGGGCTTAGATTTCCAAAAATGCAGATAAGCAACCCGCTTAGGGAAAGTACCAAGTAACATACACTTATGATTGTATTACTTTTAATTCGCCTGAAAATCCTCATATAGACCATAGGGCCTAAGACCATGAACACAGCACACCACGGCCGTCAGTGAATATTGGTTCGTGCGGATAACTTCAGGAGCCTTACGAAGAATATCAAAGCTCGCCTGAATAATCGGTTTCCCTATGACGTTTTTCAACTCATCCAGAGTACGGTCCCAGTCTCCACGTTCGTCATCTAAAGTCGGTTTATTGCAGTTATACCAAGGTTTGGGAGTATCTTAATCTCCATGATGCCCTCCAGATATTCAATTACATTTTGAACAGTATCAAAGCTACATACGAAACGGTATTTTGACCGTTATTGTAAGAAATTCCGTAGGCTTTTACTAGACTCATTACGTCAATTCCATAGGCTTCAACGGATGATACGGCTTTATCCAAAAAATAGCACTCTTTCCCAACTAAATGAGCGCATTTCTTGCAATACATGCAAGGTCCTGCACTTAAGGGGAGAATCTCTCTAAAGACATCGTTATTCTCCACATGTTCAAGGATTTTTCTAAATATTTTTTCGTGATTGGCTTGTCCCTCTTGCATTCCTTCCCAATCAAACGAATCCTCTAGCTGATGGACAGTCTGAAATAAAAGGCCTCGGTCAAATTCCAAGGCCCGCTTGATCAAATCACTGATCGGTCCGACCGTAGGTGGGCACATCCAGTTCTTATCGTATGAGCCACATGAATTCTCTTCACAGAGCTTTCTAAAATCTTCACTGAAAGGAATTTTTTCAACTTCAACGAGCGATGCATGAGTCGCGTTTAGAGCCAGGGCTTCCTTGACAAAATCGTTTAGAACCGTTTCCATATCGATCGCCCCTAATTTGTAAGATATTGCATTTGTGATAAGTTCAACCTTGCACCATTTTCGCAGTCCACTAATTCTAAATTAGAAATAGTGGACTGCTTTCAAAAAGACGATGGCTAACCAAGAATTCAGAACATTTCTTTACTAATTTTATCGATTTCTTCACTTGTCGTCTCATAAACACCCGGGAAAGAAGAGAGATTCAAACCCTGGCTTAAATTAGGAACGTAGTATAATTTTCCACATCGTTTGCAGGCTATTGCAATATATTTAGCAATTTCTTCGCGTGACCAGGCAGGATGATCAACTACGCCACTGTCGATATCTCCCATGAAGGAGATTTTACCGCCATATTGTCTGATCAGTTCGGGAATATTGTTGGTTGTCATCGCGCCTTGCCAAATATCAATACCCATTTCGATCATAAAAGGAACTAGGTTAGCAGCATAGGAATCACTGTGGTGAACGATCAATTCGACACCATTGGCTTTATAAAAACCATATATTTTTTTGTAAGCCGGCAAGAAAAATTCTTTAAACATGTCAGGCGAGATGAATGAGGATTTCTGGCTGCCCCAGTCGTCATGATGGAAAAGGGCATCCGGATGAATTCTTTCAATCAAAACTTTGGCATAATCGAGCTCACGTTGGGTAAGGGCGTCAACGAATTCATGCATGGCTTCCGGCTCTTCATAAAGAGCCATTAAGGCATCTTCCATACTCATCAGGTGATGCGTCATTTCAAAAATGCCGGGTGCAACGAAGGCTGTGACAAATTCCTCGTTACGATCAACAGCATTGGCATGGGCGATCGCTGGAGCCCAGGCTTCATCAGACGTCGCTATCGGAGGTATTTTCACGTATTTCTTCCATTCGGTGATATCTTTTAAAACCTTGTTGCCATCTTGATGCACAGGGAACATACCAATTTGACCTTCTGGCCAGTTCCACGTAATACCCCATTGATCTTTCCATCTCTGACCATAATTAAACTCTAGGCCTAAGGGTGCTTCCAAGATGATATTCATAAACTCATATTGATTGACAAACCGATCTGGATTTCCACCTTTAATGGTTTCCATTAAATTCTGTCTCTTCGTTAACATCAATTACGACCTCCTTCTATTTACTCCTCGCTTTGCACATTTAACCCTAAAAGGATTATGCATTTACCAATTCTTTGGCTTTTACTGCAGCACTCCCGGCATCGGGAGCGAATCCGTCTGCTCCCATTTCATCCGCCATCTCCTGGGTTATAGGCGCACCGCCGACAATGACCTTGAACCCTGTTAATCCACTGGTTTTGAGCGCTTGAACAGTTTCCTTCATTGCCGACATTGTTGTAGTCAGAAGGCCTGAGCAGGCCACTAAGTTTACATTGTTATTTTCTTTAATAGCACTAATAAATTTCTCTGTTGAAACGTCTACGCCAAGGTCGATCATTTTAAACCCAACACTTTCAAGCATCATGGTAACAAGATTTTTACCAATATCATGAAGATCGCCTTGCACTGTACCGATAACACAGGTGCCTAAAGAAGATGTGCTCGTACCCGTGAGAAGAGGTTTAAGCACGTCGACACCCTTGGACATTGCTTTAGCAGCCATCAGCATTTCAGGTACGAAAACTTCTCCTTTGGAAAATTTGTCACCAACAATACCCATAGAGTCAATCATGGCTTGGAGTATATCTCCCGCTGCGTTCCCTTCGTCAAGTGCTTCCTGTACCAAACCTGGAACGAGTTTAGCTTTTCCTGCCTCTAGCTTTGCTTTTACTTCTTCAATCTTTGTCATGTTGAATTCCTCCTTGTGATTTTGTTCTATTATTTTTGAGGACCAAATTTATCTTCCCGGTAAGCTCCGATGTATTCCATGCAGTATTCATCCTGTCCTAAGAGCGCTTCAGTGGCATAGATCATGCCCATCATATCTCTGTTTAGTGGGTTGATAATCGCACTGTCCATCCCTGCGTTCATTCCCAGTACGATGAAGGCCTGATTAACGAGTTTTCTAGTAGGGAGATTATAGGAAATATTGCTTGCTCCTCCAGTTATATGAATTTTCGGATATTGTTTTTTGATTTCTTTAGTTACCGCTACAACCGTGTTTATTCCATCTTCCGAAGTACACAGCATCTGAACTAAGGGATCAATATGCAAACGAGATGGATCAATGTTACTTTCTTTGGCCTTTTTCATAATTCCAGCAAAAACTTCCAAACGTTTTTCTGCATTCTGGGGAATTCCAGTGTCATCGCATAAGAGGGCGACACATTCCCATTGCGTATCAGCTATTATTGGAAAGATGACTTCAATCTTATCTCCTTCCAAGGAGACCGAATTGATAAGACCGGGTTTATTGCAGAATTTAATTGCTTCTGCACAGATCCGTACATTTGGACTGTCAATAGCAATGGGTGTATCTGTAACCTCTTGTACCAGATCAATAAGCCACTTCATGGTTTCCAGTTCAATGCTGTCTTCTACTGAGGCACACACATCAATGAAGGCAGCACCTGCCTCTGATTGAGCTTTAGCAAGATTTCTAATGAAATCTGCATCCTTTGAAGCAATTGCTTTTGCTACGGAAGGAATTGTTCCGTTGACTTTTTCACCAATAATTATCAAAACCGTCAACTCCCTTTTGAATTTTAGCTGATATTTTTGAAAATCGATAGCGTATCATACAGCTTATTTCATGCTAAAATACAAGTAACAAAATTTTATCCCCTTTCCTTTTCAGAATAGCAACTTAACTGTATATATGAATATTCGATTTTTTTAAAATACTACCTTTGGTCAATTTGACAAAAAATACGGTGTATACAGTATGTGATGCACTATGTCTTGGACAAGGAGGTCTTTATGGAACAGAATTTGCATTTCTCTCAAATTTCCTTGAGGTTATTCAAAACGCTTAGCGAGGCATCAGGCCTGCAAGCCCTTGTCGATCTAGGGTACGAAATTCTAGGCAACCCGTTTACGATAACCGACCATAGTGTAAAAGTTCTTGCTTCAACTGGTGAA encodes:
- a CDS encoding DUF2284 domain-containing protein, whose product is METVLNDFVKEALALNATHASLVEVEKIPFSEDFRKLCEENSCGSYDKNWMCPPTVGPISDLIKRALEFDRGLLFQTVHQLEDSFDWEGMQEGQANHEKIFRKILEHVENNDVFREILPLSAGPCMYCKKCAHLVGKECYFLDKAVSSVEAYGIDVMSLVKAYGISYNNGQNTVSYVALILFKM
- a CDS encoding uroporphyrinogen decarboxylase family protein, with product MLTKRQNLMETIKGGNPDRFVNQYEFMNIILEAPLGLEFNYGQRWKDQWGITWNWPEGQIGMFPVHQDGNKVLKDITEWKKYVKIPPIATSDEAWAPAIAHANAVDRNEEFVTAFVAPGIFEMTHHLMSMEDALMALYEEPEAMHEFVDALTQRELDYAKVLIERIHPDALFHHDDWGSQKSSFISPDMFKEFFLPAYKKIYGFYKANGVELIVHHSDSYAANLVPFMIEMGIDIWQGAMTTNNIPELIRQYGGKISFMGDIDSGVVDHPAWSREEIAKYIAIACKRCGKLYYVPNLSQGLNLSSFPGVYETTSEEIDKISKEMF
- a CDS encoding corrinoid protein, which produces MTKIEEVKAKLEAGKAKLVPGLVQEALDEGNAAGDILQAMIDSMGIVGDKFSKGEVFVPEMLMAAKAMSKGVDVLKPLLTGTSTSSLGTCVIGTVQGDLHDIGKNLVTMMLESVGFKMIDLGVDVSTEKFISAIKENNNVNLVACSGLLTTTMSAMKETVQALKTSGLTGFKVIVGGAPITQEMADEMGADGFAPDAGSAAVKAKELVNA
- a CDS encoding methyltetrahydrofolate cobalamin methyltransferase, with the protein product MIIIGEKVNGTIPSVAKAIASKDADFIRNLAKAQSEAGAAFIDVCASVEDSIELETMKWLIDLVQEVTDTPIAIDSPNVRICAEAIKFCNKPGLINSVSLEGDKIEVIFPIIADTQWECVALLCDDTGIPQNAEKRLEVFAGIMKKAKESNIDPSRLHIDPLVQMLCTSEDGINTVVAVTKEIKKQYPKIHITGGASNISYNLPTRKLVNQAFIVLGMNAGMDSAIINPLNRDMMGMIYATEALLGQDEYCMEYIGAYREDKFGPQK